Proteins from a genomic interval of Providencia stuartii:
- the fetA gene encoding iron efflux ABC transporter ATP-binding subunit FetA, which translates to MDKKRTLLTAENIGYVIDNKVILDKVDFRLYEGEFKLITGPSGCGKSTLLKIIASLLSPTSGRLLFNGHDYTTLSPEEYRQQVSYCTQTPSLFGSTVYDNLFFPYQIRKQTFNKNKVLQDLSYFSLPESILEKSINELSGGEKQRISLIRNLQFLPKVLLLDEITSALDEANKVKVNELIHQLATQQNIAILWVTHDQDEISHADNMITLPAHHTEK; encoded by the coding sequence ATGGATAAAAAACGCACACTATTGACCGCGGAGAATATTGGATACGTCATTGATAATAAAGTCATACTAGACAAAGTAGATTTTCGTTTATATGAAGGTGAATTCAAATTAATAACAGGGCCTTCTGGTTGCGGAAAAAGCACACTACTAAAAATAATCGCTTCGTTACTCTCGCCAACTTCTGGACGTCTGCTTTTTAATGGTCATGATTATACGACTCTCTCACCGGAAGAATATCGCCAACAAGTTTCTTACTGTACACAAACTCCCTCTTTATTTGGTTCTACTGTTTACGACAACCTATTTTTTCCTTATCAAATACGTAAGCAAACTTTTAATAAAAACAAAGTGCTTCAAGATCTAAGCTATTTTTCTTTACCCGAATCTATCTTAGAAAAAAGCATCAATGAGCTATCTGGAGGAGAAAAACAACGCATCTCATTGATTCGTAACCTTCAATTTTTGCCTAAAGTTTTATTATTAGATGAAATAACCAGCGCTTTGGATGAGGCGAATAAAGTGAAAGTCAATGAATTAATCCATCAATTAGCAACACAACAAAATATTGCCATCTTATGGGTTACACATGACCAAGATGAAATTTCACATGCAGATAACATGATTACCCTTCCCGCTCATCATACCGAAAAATAG
- a CDS encoding LacI family DNA-binding transcriptional regulator — translation MEKIRKRKNTGRVTLQDVAKYAGVGSMTVSRALRTPDLVSDKLREKINEAVAELGYIPNSAAGILASGQSRTIAVLVPSLRDYASSAFLQPLQDVLNKNSYQVVIGSHDYQQKKEAEVLFTLLQSNPAAVVIFGAINSESVFNYLKNIDIPVIGVAGESNYPLSLNIRSNIGEAVFFLTHYMLQKGYQRIGYIGAQMDSKVQSQQLSGWTKAMLSHYHSAEQSITTPYVATMDFGRQAISEMLTRQPELDAVICSHEMIALGVLFECQRRLVKVPSMLAVACVEGSSNCDYIHPSLTSVRIDYSKMAKETAKKLQKWLADPDSDYSNQHEEIIFPYKFEARQSA, via the coding sequence ATGGAAAAAATACGCAAAAGAAAAAATACAGGACGGGTAACGCTTCAGGATGTGGCCAAATATGCAGGTGTGGGATCAATGACTGTATCGAGAGCGTTGCGTACTCCTGATTTGGTATCAGATAAACTGCGAGAAAAAATTAATGAAGCCGTTGCCGAGTTGGGATACATACCAAACTCTGCGGCTGGAATATTAGCATCAGGCCAAAGCAGAACCATAGCAGTGTTAGTACCGTCATTAAGGGACTACGCGAGTTCGGCATTCCTGCAACCATTACAAGACGTGCTGAATAAAAATAGTTATCAGGTTGTCATTGGTAGTCATGATTATCAGCAAAAAAAAGAAGCAGAGGTTCTATTTACGTTATTACAAAGTAATCCTGCTGCTGTAGTGATTTTTGGGGCAATTAATTCCGAGAGCGTTTTTAATTACCTTAAAAATATTGATATTCCCGTCATCGGTGTTGCAGGTGAATCGAATTATCCGCTGTCATTAAACATCAGAAGTAATATTGGTGAAGCCGTGTTTTTTTTAACCCACTATATGCTGCAAAAAGGGTATCAAAGAATTGGTTATATAGGCGCCCAGATGGATAGCAAAGTACAAAGTCAGCAATTGAGTGGTTGGACAAAAGCCATGCTCAGTCACTATCATAGCGCTGAACAAAGTATTACGACGCCCTATGTTGCGACGATGGATTTTGGGCGCCAAGCGATTAGCGAAATGCTAACACGGCAGCCTGAGCTTGATGCTGTCATATGTAGCCATGAAATGATTGCGTTAGGTGTGCTATTTGAATGTCAAAGAAGACTCGTAAAAGTACCATCTATGTTAGCGGTTGCTTGTGTTGAAGGATCATCTAATTGTGATTATATTCATCCGTCATTAACCTCTGTGCGTATTGATTATAGCAAAATGGCAAAAGAGACGGCGAAGAAACTACAAAAATGGTTAGCAGATCCTGATAGTGATTACTCGAATCAACACGAAGAGATCATCTTTCCTTATAAATTTGAAGCAAGGCAAAGTGCATAA
- the fetB gene encoding iron efflux ABC transporter permease subunit FetB has protein sequence MHQPNITNESLAFSIMLVLVAIFISHKEKLTLEKDIIWSTCRAIVQLLIVGYILKYIFHVDHEILTIAMVMFICFNAAWNARKRSKYIEKVFVTAFIAITSSTLLTLLILIITKAIVFTPMQVIPITGMIAGNAMIAVGLCFNNLGQRFSNQQQQIQEMLSLGATPKTASISIIRDSIRASLIPTIDSAKTVGIVSLPGMMSGLIFAGVDPLEAVKYQIMVTFMLLATASLSTILTGYMTYLKFYNNRHQLLINTLNK, from the coding sequence ATGCACCAACCTAATATTACCAATGAATCCTTGGCTTTCTCTATCATGCTTGTTCTGGTTGCCATTTTTATTAGTCACAAAGAAAAACTCACTCTAGAAAAAGACATCATTTGGAGTACATGCCGTGCGATCGTCCAGCTATTAATTGTTGGTTATATTCTAAAGTATATTTTTCATGTTGATCATGAAATTCTCACTATCGCTATGGTTATGTTTATCTGCTTTAATGCTGCCTGGAATGCGAGAAAGAGAAGTAAATATATAGAAAAAGTTTTCGTAACCGCTTTTATCGCCATTACCTCCAGCACACTTTTAACCTTATTGATCTTGATTATCACCAAAGCCATTGTCTTTACACCTATGCAGGTGATTCCAATTACAGGCATGATTGCCGGCAATGCGATGATTGCTGTCGGTTTATGTTTTAATAATTTAGGGCAGCGTTTTAGTAATCAACAACAGCAAATACAAGAGATGCTAAGCCTAGGTGCAACCCCAAAAACGGCCTCTATTTCTATCATTCGTGATAGTATCCGAGCATCACTCATCCCAACAATTGACTCAGCAAAAACAGTCGGTATCGTCAGTTTACCCGGAATGATGTCTGGATTAATTTTTGCTGGTGTTGATCCATTGGAAGCTGTTAAATATCAGATCATGGTAACATTTATGTTATTAGCTACGGCCAGTTTATCGACCATTTTAACAGGATATATGACCTACCTTAAATTTTATAATAATCGTCATCAGCTACTTATAAACACGCTAAATAAGTAA
- a CDS encoding YegP family protein, which yields MGYFELKKSTKDTAQPYYFVLKAANHEIIASSEMYSTKQAALKGIASVQKNAVTEEIKDLTAS from the coding sequence ATGGGTTATTTCGAACTGAAAAAATCGACAAAAGATACGGCTCAGCCATACTATTTTGTTCTTAAAGCTGCAAATCATGAAATCATCGCAAGTAGCGAGATGTATTCGACGAAGCAAGCTGCATTAAAAGGAATTGCATCTGTTCAAAAAAATGCCGTAACAGAGGAAATCAAAGATCTCACCGCTTCATAG
- a CDS encoding luciferase-like monooxygenase, giving the protein MSDINMPFSVLDLAPIPQGATAKEAFSHSLDLAQLAEKLGYHRYWLAEHHNMTGIASAATSVLIGYLAANTTRLRVGSGGVMLPNHSPLVIAEQFGTLNTLYPNRIDLGLGRAPGSDQQTMRALRRHMSQDIDNFPRDVAELVNWFDAIDPNPPVRPVPGYGEKIPVWLLGSSLYSAQLAAQMGLPFAFASHFAPDLLLQALHVYRENFQPSARLEKPYAMVCINIIAADTVRDAEFLFTSMQQAFVMLRRGQPAQLPPPVQDMDKIWSPAEQLGVQQALGMSLVGDKAKVRHGIASILRQTQADEIMVNGQIFDHQARLYSFELAMEAMTELREE; this is encoded by the coding sequence ATGTCTGATATCAATATGCCTTTTTCCGTGTTAGATCTTGCGCCTATCCCTCAAGGTGCTACCGCTAAGGAAGCCTTTTCTCATTCTCTCGATTTAGCTCAATTAGCTGAAAAACTCGGCTATCATCGATATTGGTTAGCGGAACATCATAATATGACTGGGATAGCAAGTGCTGCCACATCAGTGCTGATTGGCTATCTTGCTGCGAATACCACAAGGTTACGTGTAGGTTCGGGAGGCGTTATGCTACCTAACCATTCACCTCTGGTGATTGCTGAGCAATTTGGAACATTGAATACCTTATATCCAAATCGAATAGATTTAGGACTAGGGCGTGCTCCGGGAAGCGATCAACAGACCATGAGGGCACTACGTCGGCACATGAGTCAGGATATTGATAATTTTCCGCGAGATGTGGCTGAATTAGTCAATTGGTTTGATGCAATAGATCCTAACCCACCTGTTAGGCCTGTTCCCGGTTATGGCGAAAAAATTCCAGTTTGGTTATTAGGTTCAAGTTTATACAGCGCACAGCTTGCTGCTCAGATGGGCTTACCTTTCGCCTTTGCATCACATTTCGCACCTGATTTGTTACTACAGGCACTGCATGTATACCGTGAAAACTTTCAACCTTCAGCAAGGCTTGAAAAGCCTTATGCAATGGTTTGTATCAATATAATTGCAGCTGATACGGTGCGTGATGCTGAATTTTTATTTACATCAATGCAGCAAGCTTTTGTTATGTTGCGTAGAGGACAGCCTGCTCAATTGCCACCACCTGTTCAAGATATGGATAAAATTTGGTCTCCAGCCGAGCAATTGGGTGTGCAGCAAGCCCTAGGGATGTCATTGGTAGGAGATAAGGCGAAAGTTCGTCATGGGATAGCGTCTATATTGCGGCAAACTCAGGCCGATGAAATCATGGTTAATGGGCAAATTTTTGACCATCAGGCTCGCTTATATTCATTTGAATTAGCAATGGAAGCCATGACAGAGTTAAGGGAAGAATAA
- a CDS encoding metal-dependent hydrolase: protein MTAEGHLLFSVASLIMAHKLEITTELAQGDWLHMVPGVLLGALLPDIDHPSSIPGRLLRILSIPISKLCGHRGFTHSLIAWLLLMIACYQWLPSQWAIPNDLLQAFLLGYISHLIADILTPSGVPFLWPLPLRFCLPLLRSKSNKRAERFVAIALTVCACLLPAGYNFDLHSQFDSVIKYIHNQIDTYLPT, encoded by the coding sequence ATGACTGCTGAAGGGCACCTGCTATTTTCTGTCGCCTCATTAATAATGGCACATAAGCTAGAAATCACGACTGAGCTTGCTCAAGGTGACTGGCTACATATGGTGCCAGGCGTTCTGCTGGGTGCCTTATTGCCAGATATCGATCACCCTTCTTCTATTCCTGGGCGGCTATTAAGGATCTTATCAATACCGATTTCTAAATTATGCGGACACCGTGGATTCACGCATAGCTTGATTGCTTGGCTACTATTAATGATCGCCTGCTACCAGTGGTTACCATCACAATGGGCTATCCCGAATGATTTACTGCAAGCATTTTTACTCGGTTATATCAGCCACTTAATTGCAGATATACTAACGCCTTCTGGAGTGCCATTCCTATGGCCACTGCCGTTGCGTTTTTGCCTGCCACTACTGCGTAGTAAGTCAAATAAACGGGCTGAGCGCTTTGTTGCTATTGCATTGACGGTTTGTGCTTGCCTTCTACCTGCTGGCTACAACTTTGATCTGCACTCACAATTTGATAGCGTCATAAAATATATTCATAATCAAATAGATACATACTTACCTACCTAA
- a CDS encoding DUF2526 family protein — protein MQHYKNIVKHVDSLLEENSIPNMNALLMQLSHDELLTQEQRFEQQQRLRNAIFKHHES, from the coding sequence ATGCAACACTATAAAAATATCGTTAAACACGTCGATTCGCTATTAGAAGAGAATTCGATCCCTAATATGAATGCGTTACTTATGCAACTTTCCCACGATGAATTGTTAACACAAGAGCAACGCTTCGAACAACAGCAACGCTTAAGAAACGCAATTTTTAAACATCATGAATCGTAA
- the crcB gene encoding fluoride efflux transporter CrcB has protein sequence MYASLFSIALGSVLGGWLRWFVSLRLNHLYPNIPMGTVFVNLVGGFVIGFAIAYFASSNLNPAYKLFIVTGFCGAFTTFSTFSWEVLMRIQEGKLMIALSTIAIHVVGALFFTFLGMLCHHWLLQQ, from the coding sequence ATGTATGCATCACTTTTTTCTATTGCGTTAGGTTCCGTCTTGGGCGGTTGGCTAAGATGGTTTGTCAGTTTAAGGCTTAATCATCTTTATCCAAACATTCCAATGGGCACAGTGTTTGTGAATTTAGTCGGGGGCTTTGTTATTGGTTTTGCTATTGCTTATTTTGCTAGCTCAAATTTAAATCCAGCTTATAAATTGTTTATTGTGACTGGTTTTTGTGGTGCCTTTACGACGTTCTCAACGTTTTCATGGGAAGTTTTGATGCGGATTCAAGAAGGAAAATTGATGATTGCGCTGAGTACTATCGCAATTCATGTTGTAGGAGCGTTATTTTTTACCTTCTTAGGCATGCTTTGTCATCATTGGCTATTGCAACAGTAA
- a CDS encoding M20 family metallopeptidase, which translates to MVNTTITEAIKKYTTAMIAFRRDLHAHPELPWEEIRTTKRIAEELTKIGIEYRLTEPTGIIAEIKGGKPGKTVALRADIDALPVLELNDSLEYKSQNQGKMHACGHDAHTSMLLTAAKALYDVRADLKGNVRLIFQPAEEIAQGAKEMVKQGAVENVDNVFGMHIWSTTPSGKVSCNVGGTFASADLLVVKFKGRGGHGSMPEATIDAAVVASSFVMNLQSVISRETSPLESAVVSIGKMEVGTRFNVIAENAVLDGTVRCFNLETRSRIEAAIRRYAEHTAAMYGATAEVIYTYGTLPVINEERSALLAQSVITQAFGEDTLMFEKPTTGGEDFSFYIENIPGCFALLGSGNPDKDTQWAHHHGRFNIDEDAMVTGAELYAQYAWSYLQQDEF; encoded by the coding sequence ATGGTAAATACAACAATTACTGAAGCAATCAAAAAATACACAACAGCGATGATTGCCTTTCGTCGAGACCTGCATGCGCATCCTGAATTACCGTGGGAAGAAATACGGACAACAAAACGGATTGCAGAAGAGTTAACTAAGATTGGTATCGAATATCGACTAACAGAGCCAACAGGGATTATTGCTGAAATTAAGGGCGGAAAACCAGGCAAAACGGTAGCGTTACGTGCAGATATTGATGCGTTACCCGTGCTGGAATTGAATGATTCTTTGGAATATAAATCACAGAATCAAGGAAAAATGCATGCATGCGGACATGATGCACATACCTCGATGTTATTGACAGCCGCAAAAGCGCTATACGATGTTCGCGCGGATTTGAAAGGCAATGTGAGGTTGATTTTTCAGCCGGCTGAAGAGATAGCCCAAGGCGCTAAAGAAATGGTGAAACAAGGTGCCGTGGAAAATGTGGATAATGTATTTGGCATGCATATCTGGTCAACGACGCCTTCCGGAAAAGTCTCTTGTAACGTAGGGGGGACATTTGCCTCCGCTGATTTGTTAGTCGTGAAGTTTAAAGGGCGTGGTGGTCACGGTTCAATGCCTGAAGCCACAATTGATGCCGCTGTCGTGGCATCTTCTTTTGTGATGAATCTACAATCAGTTATTTCTCGTGAGACATCGCCATTGGAATCAGCAGTGGTCAGTATTGGGAAGATGGAGGTTGGTACTCGCTTTAATGTGATTGCTGAAAATGCGGTATTAGACGGAACTGTTCGCTGTTTTAATCTTGAAACTCGCAGTCGTATTGAAGCGGCAATCAGACGTTATGCAGAACATACCGCCGCAATGTATGGCGCGACAGCGGAAGTTATTTATACTTATGGCACACTTCCTGTGATTAATGAGGAACGTAGTGCATTGTTGGCGCAATCTGTTATTACGCAAGCATTTGGTGAAGACACGTTGATGTTTGAGAAACCAACAACGGGTGGTGAAGATTTCAGTTTTTATATTGAAAACATTCCTGGCTGTTTCGCTTTATTGGGATCAGGTAATCCAGATAAAGATACACAATGGGCACATCATCATGGGCGTTTTAATATTGATGAAGATGCAATGGTGACAGGTGCTGAACTTTATGCTCAATACGCTTGGTCTTATTTGCAACAAGATGAATTTTAA
- a CDS encoding Zn-dependent hydrolase: protein METSTFRIQRHLEQLAEFTSTPGQGTTRMSYSEQDKQARAYLKEQMHLLGLQVREDAIGNLYGRLEGTESGLPAVMIGSHFDSVPNGGAFDGPAGIVAGLDVVARIREQQLQPRYPLEVIALVEEEGTSFGRGLMASSVITGLIGRQELHQLTDRQGISAAQRMADAGFNADKAAEAVLVPSTVKAFLELHIEQGPVLEQANEDVGIVDIIVGIAQLEVKLTGKAGHAGTTPMHMRADALVCASHIISQIANIAITVGESTVATVGRLNVLPNGANVIPSEVTFSVDIRSRNETALRQAIAQIIALVEQESTKRNIQSDVIQPLYVSPTKLAPEIHQLMVNHAQKQGLRYRTMVSGAGHDTMIFAGITATGLIFVPSRNGLSHHPDEWTDYEQIARGVDVMFESVRSLTEC, encoded by the coding sequence ATGGAAACAAGCACATTCAGAATTCAACGGCATTTAGAGCAGTTGGCCGAATTTACATCGACACCGGGTCAAGGAACGACTCGTATGAGCTATAGTGAGCAAGATAAGCAAGCTAGAGCATATTTAAAAGAGCAAATGCATCTGCTTGGCTTACAGGTACGTGAGGATGCCATCGGTAATCTCTATGGACGATTAGAAGGCACGGAAAGTGGGTTGCCTGCCGTTATGATTGGTTCACATTTTGATTCTGTACCCAATGGTGGCGCTTTCGATGGGCCAGCAGGGATTGTGGCAGGGTTGGATGTTGTGGCGCGTATTCGTGAGCAACAACTTCAACCACGTTATCCCCTTGAAGTCATTGCATTGGTTGAAGAAGAAGGAACCAGCTTTGGGCGTGGTTTGATGGCTTCGAGTGTGATAACAGGTCTGATTGGTCGCCAAGAGTTGCACCAATTAACTGACAGACAAGGTATTTCTGCGGCACAACGTATGGCTGATGCGGGATTTAATGCCGATAAAGCAGCAGAAGCCGTACTTGTACCGTCGACAGTGAAAGCTTTCTTAGAACTGCATATTGAGCAAGGCCCCGTCTTAGAGCAAGCAAATGAAGACGTTGGCATTGTTGATATCATTGTTGGCATTGCTCAGCTTGAAGTCAAATTAACGGGTAAAGCGGGGCATGCAGGAACGACACCAATGCATATGCGTGCTGATGCATTGGTGTGCGCGAGTCACATTATCAGCCAAATTGCGAACATAGCGATAACAGTAGGTGAAAGTACGGTTGCAACAGTCGGAAGATTGAATGTGTTACCTAATGGGGCAAATGTGATCCCGAGTGAAGTCACATTCAGTGTTGATATTCGTTCGAGAAATGAAACGGCGTTACGTCAAGCCATTGCACAAATCATCGCGCTGGTTGAGCAGGAAAGTACTAAGAGGAATATTCAAAGTGATGTTATTCAGCCTCTTTATGTTTCACCCACAAAATTAGCCCCTGAAATTCATCAATTGATGGTAAATCATGCACAAAAACAGGGATTACGTTATCGAACGATGGTAAGTGGTGCAGGGCATGACACGATGATTTTTGCCGGTATCACAGCCACTGGGCTAATTTTTGTACCGAGTCGTAATGGATTAAGTCATCATCCAGATGAATGGACGGATTATGAGCAAATCGCTCGTGGTGTTGACGTTATGTTTGAGTCTGTGCGGTCATTAACCGAATGTTGA
- a CDS encoding YkgJ family cysteine cluster protein — protein MTNIHILKTDPENNPCVSCGACCAYFRVSFYWAESESGGGLVPQELTEQITPFMSAMKGTNQKHNTRCTALTGTIGECVSCSIYTQRPTPCREFEQSWLSGVHNEACDRARAAHGLPPLEPHLPQIAC, from the coding sequence ATGACCAATATTCATATACTAAAAACTGATCCTGAAAATAACCCATGTGTAAGTTGCGGTGCATGTTGCGCTTATTTTCGCGTCTCTTTCTATTGGGCTGAGAGTGAAAGTGGTGGTGGGTTAGTCCCTCAAGAGTTAACTGAGCAAATCACCCCCTTTATGAGTGCAATGAAAGGGACGAACCAAAAACACAATACGCGCTGCACCGCATTGACAGGTACCATTGGCGAATGTGTCTCTTGCTCAATTTACACACAACGACCAACGCCTTGCCGCGAGTTTGAACAATCATGGTTATCAGGAGTTCACAATGAAGCTTGTGACCGAGCTCGAGCAGCCCATGGCCTTCCGCCTTTAGAACCTCACTTGCCACAGATCGCGTGTTAA
- a CDS encoding YnfC family lipoprotein, producing the protein MMKFITFAFTLASLLMSTASAEKGYLPAIQNIYALYSGVLIKGPVKEINATFYTENNIVAHEINLKLDENSCIESFESISSAANQHIQLAREDNQLKGRSAQGEIIINLDDQCRFISQKDHYGTAYFEYNERGYIKSITNSSSDTIDTLVYSHLGELQEMNYYDNNQLYMQTIYTPIADSERYADIRIEQKMLGDLGYSVDRKCQYNPSGAPTTCQVLTTYDVDGKMQTQKQSLVIETQFYEVQGEGK; encoded by the coding sequence ATGATGAAGTTTATAACTTTCGCTTTCACATTAGCGAGTTTATTAATGTCGACGGCATCAGCAGAAAAGGGATATCTGCCAGCAATACAAAATATATACGCATTGTACAGTGGGGTATTAATAAAGGGGCCTGTAAAAGAAATAAATGCGACGTTTTATACTGAAAATAATATAGTCGCTCATGAGATTAACTTAAAATTGGACGAAAACAGTTGTATTGAGAGTTTTGAGTCCATTTCTTCTGCCGCTAACCAGCATATACAATTAGCAAGAGAAGATAACCAATTAAAAGGTCGTAGCGCTCAAGGGGAGATTATTATTAATTTAGACGACCAATGTCGTTTTATCTCTCAAAAAGATCATTATGGTACTGCGTATTTTGAATACAATGAACGGGGTTATATCAAGAGTATTACCAATAGCAGTAGCGATACCATTGATACATTAGTTTATAGTCATTTAGGTGAGCTTCAGGAAATGAATTACTATGATAACAATCAATTGTATATGCAGACGATCTACACGCCAATAGCCGATAGTGAGCGTTATGCGGATATTCGGATAGAACAGAAAATGCTTGGTGATTTGGGGTATAGCGTTGACAGAAAATGTCAATATAATCCGTCGGGAGCACCAACAACTTGCCAAGTTTTAACGACCTATGATGTTGATGGAAAAATGCAAACTCAAAAGCAGTCTTTAGTGATTGAAACACAATTCTATGAGGTTCAAGGGGAAGGTAAATAA
- the hxpB gene encoding hexitol phosphatase HxpB, with protein sequence MYHNLTIQSVIFDMDGLLIDSEPFWAQGEREVFSQLGIDLSIADKLPDTLGLRIDHVVELWYHASPWQGHSLKEVEQMIIDRVIGLVEEQRPLLPGVHHALELCRSMDLNIALASASPLYMLEKVLNLFDIRDYFSAVVSAADLPHSKPHPEVYLNAAALLDTKPIHCVSLEDSFNGMIAAKAARMRSIVVPDKQHFNDPRWGLADVKLSSLNELTEKHLR encoded by the coding sequence ATGTACCATAATTTAACCATCCAATCTGTTATTTTTGATATGGATGGCTTGCTGATTGATTCTGAGCCTTTTTGGGCACAGGGAGAGCGAGAGGTGTTTTCTCAGTTAGGCATCGACTTGTCTATTGCCGATAAATTACCTGATACTCTCGGTTTACGTATCGACCATGTTGTAGAGCTTTGGTACCACGCTTCTCCATGGCAAGGCCATAGCCTCAAAGAAGTTGAGCAAATGATTATTGACCGTGTCATTGGATTAGTTGAGGAACAACGTCCTCTCCTACCTGGTGTGCATCATGCCCTTGAACTGTGCCGTTCAATGGATCTCAATATCGCGCTCGCTTCAGCATCCCCACTCTATATGCTGGAAAAAGTCTTAAACTTATTTGATATTCGCGATTATTTTTCTGCGGTCGTCTCTGCTGCTGATTTACCTCACAGCAAACCACACCCAGAAGTTTATCTGAATGCCGCAGCGTTGTTAGACACCAAGCCTATTCATTGTGTGTCATTAGAAGATTCCTTTAATGGCATGATTGCCGCTAAAGCAGCACGGATGCGCTCGATCGTCGTACCCGATAAACAACATTTTAATGACCCGCGTTGGGGCCTCGCTGATGTTAAGCTATCTTCACTCAATGAATTAACTGAAAAACATTTGCGTTAA
- a CDS encoding L-cystine transporter, with protein sequence MNIPLIINVLIFVALLILLAKLGAKGWSLSKKVLLGLVFGVAYGVALHYVYGTGHQTLKDSILWFNIVGNGYVQLLQMVIMPLVFASILSAVARLHKASSLGKISFLTIGTLLLTTAIAALIGILMANLFGLTAEGLVQGQQETARLDAIQNNYVGKVSDLAVPQLILSFIPKNPFADLTGASPTSIISVVIFAAFLGVAALQLFKDDQERGEKALAAIDVLQAWAMKLVRLVMRLTPYGVMALMIKVVASSNLSDIINLGTFVIASYVAIGLMFIIHGIFIAVTGLSPIKFFKKAGPVLTFAFTSRSSAASIPLNIETQTRRFGVPESIASFSASFGATIGQNGCAGIYPAMLAVMVAPTMGINPFDPLWIATLVGIVTISSAGVAGVGGGATFAALIVLPAMGLPVTLVALLISVEPLIDMGRTALNVSGSMTAGTVTSQLMGETNKTIYNQEEDGELKHV encoded by the coding sequence ATGAATATTCCTTTAATAATTAATGTGCTCATCTTTGTAGCACTGCTTATACTGCTAGCAAAATTAGGGGCAAAGGGCTGGAGTCTATCTAAAAAAGTTTTATTAGGCTTGGTTTTCGGTGTTGCTTATGGTGTAGCGCTACACTATGTGTATGGTACTGGTCACCAAACGCTGAAGGATTCCATTCTCTGGTTTAATATCGTCGGTAATGGTTATGTGCAATTATTACAAATGGTTATTATGCCATTAGTATTTGCCTCAATACTCAGCGCTGTTGCACGCCTACACAAGGCTTCCTCTTTGGGAAAAATTAGTTTTTTAACGATTGGTACACTACTATTAACGACAGCCATTGCCGCACTGATTGGTATTTTGATGGCTAATCTGTTTGGCTTAACGGCCGAAGGTTTGGTTCAAGGCCAGCAAGAAACCGCACGTCTTGATGCGATTCAAAATAACTATGTCGGTAAAGTATCCGATCTAGCTGTTCCACAGTTAATTTTATCCTTTATTCCAAAAAATCCATTTGCTGATCTGACTGGGGCTAGCCCAACGTCAATTATTAGCGTCGTGATTTTTGCAGCCTTCTTAGGTGTCGCTGCCTTACAATTATTCAAAGATGACCAAGAGCGTGGTGAGAAAGCATTAGCGGCTATCGATGTGTTACAAGCTTGGGCGATGAAACTGGTTCGTTTAGTGATGCGTTTAACACCGTATGGTGTAATGGCACTAATGATAAAAGTTGTCGCAAGCTCTAACTTATCCGATATCATCAACTTAGGTACTTTTGTTATTGCCTCTTATGTCGCAATCGGATTAATGTTTATTATCCACGGTATTTTCATTGCGGTAACTGGCCTAAGCCCGATTAAATTTTTCAAAAAAGCAGGTCCAGTATTAACGTTCGCTTTCACAAGCCGTTCTAGTGCAGCGAGTATTCCATTAAATATTGAGACGCAAACTCGCCGTTTTGGTGTGCCAGAGTCTATCGCTAGCTTTTCCGCTTCCTTTGGTGCCACTATCGGCCAAAACGGTTGTGCAGGTATTTATCCTGCGATGTTGGCGGTAATGGTTGCGCCAACAATGGGAATTAACCCATTTGATCCTCTATGGATTGCCACCTTGGTTGGTATCGTCACAATCAGTTCCGCTGGGGTTGCGGGTGTTGGTGGTGGTGCAACATTTGCGGCATTAATTGTATTGCCAGCGATGGGTCTCCCCGTCACGCTTGTAGCATTATTGATTTCCGTTGAACCATTGATTGATATGGGCCGTACCGCATTAAACGTGAGCGGTTCAATGACTGCGGGTACCGTAACCAGTCAGTTAATGGGTGAAACCAACAAAACAATTTATAACCAAGAAGAGGATGGCGAACTAAAACACGTCTAA